The Cyprinus carpio isolate SPL01 chromosome A5, ASM1834038v1, whole genome shotgun sequence genome has a segment encoding these proteins:
- the LOC109081606 gene encoding nuclear receptor ROR-beta-like: MRAQIEVIPCKICGDKSSGIHYGVITCEGCKGFFRRSQQNNASYSCPRQRNCLIDRTNRNRCQHCRLQKCLALGMSRDAVKFGRMSKKQRDSLYAEVQKHQQRLQEQRQQQTGEAEALARVYSSSLTNGLSTLNHEIGGTYANGHVIDMPKGQPNGAPGGYYGMDSTQASPDQSGLDMTGMKQIKQEPIYDLTPVPNLFTYGSYQDSQLAPGVSMGELDRIAQNIIKSHLETCQYTAEELQQLAWQTHSYEEVKMYQSKTRDVLWQQCAMQITHAIQYVVEFAKRITGFMELCQNDQILLLKSGCLEVVLVRMCRAFNPLNNTVLFEGKYGGMQIFKTLGCDDLVSAVFDFAKSLCSLQLTEEEIALFSAAVLIKPVGYLNRPWLMEPRKVQKLQEKIYFALQHIMQKNHLDEDALAKLISRIPTLSALCTLHTEELQAFQQLHPETVNMLFPPLYKELFNPDAAGIIPK; this comes from the exons CCCAAATTGAAGTCATACCATGCAAAATCTGTGGAGATAAGTCATCAGGCATCCACTATGGAGTTATCACATGTGAAGGCTGTAAG GGTTTCTTCAGGCGCAGTCAACAGAACAATGCGTCCTACTCCTGTCCCCGTCAGCGCAACTGCCTGATTGACCGAACGAACCGCAACCGCTGCCAGCACTGTCGGCTCCAAAAGTGCCTGGCTCTGGGCATGTCCCGGGATG CTGTTAAGTTTGGCCGCATGTCCAAGAAGCAGAGGGACTCTTTGTACGCAGAGGTTCAGAAACACCAGCAGAGGCTGCAGGAGCAGCGGCAGCAACAGACGGGTGAAGCGGAGGCCCTTGCCCGTGTTTACTCCTCTAGCCTCACCAACGGCCTCAGCACCCTCAACCACGAGATTGGAGGGACGTACGCCAATGGTCATGTCATAGACATGCCCAAGGGTCAGCCGAACGGTGCTCCCGGGGGCTACTACGGCATGGACTCCACACAGGCCAGCCCAGATCAGTCTGGACTGGACATGACTGGAATGAAGCAGATCAAACAGGAACCAATATATGATCTCACCCCTGTTCCCAACCTTTTCACCTACGGCTCCTATCAAGACAGCCAGCTAGCACCTGGAGTGTCCATGGGGGAATTAG ACCGAATTGCACAGAACATCATAAAGTCCCACCTGGAGACGTGTCAGTACACAGCGGAGGAGCTTCAGCAGCTAGCCTGGCAGACGCACTCCTATGAAGAGGTCAAGATGTACCAAAGCAAG acacGGGACGTGTTGTGGCAGCAGTGCGCTATGCAGATAACTCATGCTATTCAGTATGTGGTAGAGTTTGCAAAGCGCATCACTGGCTTCATGGAGCTTTGCCAGAATGACCAGATATTACTCCTGAAATCAG GTTGTCTAGAAGTAGTGCTGGTCAGAATGTGCCGGGCATTCAACCCTCTAAACAACACGGTTCTGTTTGAGGGAAAATATGGAGGCATGCAGATATTTAAAACTCTAG GCTGTGACGACCTGGTCAGTGCAGTGTTTGACTTTGCCAAGAGTCTGTGTTCACTACAGCTAACGGAAGAGGAGATTGCCCTGTTTTCTGCTGCTGTGCTCATTAAACCTGTCGGGTATCTTA ACCGGCCATGGTTAATGGAGCCCAGGAAAGTGCAGAAGCTACAAGAGAAAATCTACTTTGCCCTGCAGCACATCATGCAAAAGAACCATCTGGACGAGGATGCGCTGGCCAAG CTGATAAGCCGGATCCCCACGCTGTCGGCTCTGTGCACTCTCCACACAGAGGAGCTTCAGGCCTTCCAGCAGCTCCACCCAGAGACAGTTAACATGCTGTTCCCCCCCCTCTATAAGGAGCTCTTCAATCCTGACGCCGCTGGCATCATCCCCAAATGA